The candidate division KSB1 bacterium sequence GAAGCCGCCTGGGGCCGACTCGCGGCGGCCGAGAACGATTGTCGTCCACTCCGTGGCTCCGATCCCCTGGCTAAACCGGACTCCGCCGCTAGGGCATCGGGCGGCCAGCTGGACAAGGCAGTGACAGGGAGCTTTGACTGCTCAGGGGCGCGGGCCTCCGTTTGTCCGGTAGGCCTATCCTCCACCCTGAGACCGATGTTCTTGCCAAGGGCAACTCCTTGCCGCGCTGCGTGTCCACCATCCACAGCATTCGGTGGTAGCGAGCGGAGACCCTGCTCCATTACCGGGCCCGCTGTGCCGCTGTGAAGCCCGCCTTCCTCCTTTGCTATTTCCGCCTCGGCCGGAGCGCTCCAGAGCGCATGTGCCGGCTGGTGCGGCTCTACGGCCTCCTCGGCCTGTCTCTTGTGCGATCCCTCCCCGGCTACAGCCTTCCTGGCTGGATTGGCAAAAGAAACTTCCGACTCTGCGGAGCGAGGACCACCCTTCTCCCCCATCGCCGGAGCGGAGTAAAGACCGCGGCCTTCGCCACCAGCTTGCGGCAGCACTGTCCTCGTCCCCTCGTTCCTCTTTTTTCCCGCGGTCTCAGAGGCGTTGACCCCCGCTGGCTCATTCCGGCTTTCTTGCGATGCCCCCGCATCCTTTGCGAAAGCTAGTCTAGTAACCGTCTGGGTTTGTTGTTCCCCGGTGAAATCTACCGTCTTGCCCTGCCCGCGTTGCAGCTCTTGTTCCCGCCGAAGGGGCCGGGGATATCCATGCGGACGCGGTGCTGGAGGAGCTGGCGCGAACGGGTCATGCGATGTCTGGCGCGCGTGCCGAGAACCCGCAGCTTCACTCCCTTCAGTGGGAAGGGCGCCGTTCTCACCCCCATCGTGCGGCTGCGTGCGTTGAGATTGGCGCACCGAAGCGAGCGCAGCCATCTCCGAGCGGCCTGACGAGCTCTCTGGTCCAGCCAGTCTGGCATACCCTTGGCGAACCATGGCGGACCCGATACCCTGAGTCTTGACCGCCTTTGATACCCCCATTCCGACAAGAGGTGAGGCCTTCTTCGGTGTGCCGCGCAGAGCAGGCTCACCAGGCCGCCCGGCGCTCCTCGGCACGGCCCTTCTCTGCCCGGCGTCTGCCGGACCATCCTGATCGGTGGGGATACCCTGAGTTGTCACCTCGTTGGGCTCATGCGCAGGCGATGCATCCCCTGCAGCCAGCCGCTGAGCCCCTCCGGCCGTGGAACTAATTCCAGTCGGCTGGGCGGTGATCACCGCGCGGGCCGCCGCTTTCTCCCCTGCCCCGGCAGGCAGAGTATCCCCTCTTGCCTGGGTGACGGAAGCGTGCGGCACCATGTGCGTGCCCATTCCCGAAGATGCTGCCGCTCGGGGCGCGTCGTCTGTGCGCAGTGCGCTTGCCAGAATAGAAACGGGAACCACGAGGCTCCGTAGGTCCGCTTTTCTTGTCCATGCCGTGGGGAACGTCGGCCCTGACACCCCTGCCTTTAGAGTGGCAGAAGGCGCAATAGGCAAGTCCGGGCCTGCCGAACAATCTTGCCCCCTGAGGGCGGCGGGTGCTACAACGACTCTCTGGAGCGAGCCCTGCAGACTCGACCGTGTCTCGCAGGTGTGGTCCATGCTCACAGCTGGCCCCTTCGCGATATCGGCCTCGCCCCAAGAATCGCCCGGCGTTAGTACTTCGGTGGCCGAAGAGCACCCCCTGCCCCTCCGTTCCGCCCCCGTCTGTGAAGTAGTCCCCGTTTGGGGCTTTGCCGCTGCAACGAGGTGGTCCCCCTTTTCCCTGGGCGACAATCCGTGCTGAGGCCCGGACGGAGTCGGCGAAGTAGAGTCCACTCCCGCGGTGCGAGAGTCCACCTGGTGGAGATTATGGGGTCTGGAGCCTCCTGCTCCTTCCTTTAAAGGAGGATCTTCCGCTGTGCCCTCTGATCTGGCCGACCCACCCCGAACGCGCAGCTGCCTCTCTGGTTCAGGCGAACTCACAGGAGGGAGGCTTGAACGCTGCATGGAAGCCTCCACTCCCACGCTGGCTCGAACGCGCCTCTTCTCTCCTGCGCCAGGCTGCTTCTCTGCGTCGAGCAAGGGATGATTCATACCCGCGAGAAAAACGCGCTCCTCCGGCGAAACGGCTAGCGCAAAGCCCTGTCTTGCAATGGAGGCTGCGTCGAATGCAAGATGCCACCCAACCGCAGGCCTGTTTAGCCTCATCGGCCCCGACAAGGCCGCAGGGTGCGACAGATTCGTTACCATGGCGTCGCGCGAGCCTTGCGCCAGTATTTGGAGCTCCCGACTCGCAAAGCCGTCCACCGTCATCGCCTTGCGCCCGGGGACTGAACCCTTGACCGCCGAAGTGAGGCCGGAGAGTTCTCCCTTGCGCGCGCGAGCAGGCTCGTGTACCCGGCGGAACTCACCAGAAGACACGTCTTCCCTTGCCGTTTCCGCGCGGTCAGGGGTAACGCCCACGGTGTTGCGTGCGCCAGGTACGCGCGCCGGGACCCGAGCACCCACAGAATCGCTGGCCACTTCCACAGCCGTGCCCCAACTCGTCGCCCCAGACGCCCAAGGACTCGCTGACAGCGGTCCCACAGGCCACTCAAGCTGCGCGGAATGTGAGTCCAATGTGGGAAGGAGCATGGCGCGCTCATCCAGCCTCACAAAGCAGGTGCCTCCCTTCAGCATGAGCCAACCGGAGACCGTGCCTGCTGGCAGCCATCTGTGCGCTCCTGGCGGGGCGCCCGCCTGTCTGGCGTCGCCCCTCTCCGCGTGCTGTGGAGCAAGCGCTTGCGTCAGGGTCTGGACGAACGCCACCTTCGAGGGTTTCTCACCCCCGTGTGGTCCTGTATCCCTCGGTGTGGCGCCCTGTTTAGGGCCTATGTGGGAAATGCGTGCCGTGGCTCGCCTCCGTACTAGCGCCCTATCATGCGGCTGATTTCGGCAGCTTTTTGACTGTCCATGGCCGAGAGGATCTTTGCTGCCTGGCGCTCGCGCAGGAGCACAAGAATCTGTGCAACGGTCTCGGTCTCTAACTGCGACAGCACAGCTGCGGCCTGCTGCGCCGGCATGGCGTCGTAAATCTTGGCCAATTCGCGGGCACCCATGCCGGTCCTCGTAGGCTGTTTAACCGTCACCTTGGTTGCAGGAGCTGGTGGAGCCACCTGGGCTGCCAGCTTCCGCAAAAGCACATTGCTAATGCTGTCGATCTCCGCTTGCCTGGTCAGCCGTTCCTTTTCCAACGAGTCGATCTTCACCTGCTGCAGGTAGTTCTTCTCTTCAAGCCTGGCTATGCGTGCCTCGTACATCTCGACGACGCGGATAAAATCGTCGCTCATTTTCAACTGAGGCTTCTGCTCCCCCGTGGCCGTGTCGGGTGTCGCCTCAAGGCGTTTGGGGATTGGAGTGTCGCGGTACACGATCCCAATGCTGTCCATGCTGACAGGACCGACCGCAGTCAGGCTGTCCACTTCAGCCATGGTAGCTATCCGTGACTCCAAACGGGGCTTCACAAACTTGAAGTAAGAGGCCGCTACCAAGGCGGCAAACGACAACGTCGAGACTAATCCTACGACAAGAAGCGACTTGCCCTGCGTCGTCTCTGCCGCCAAGGGCATGTTCACGCTCTCGGGAAGAGATGGTTTTGGATCGTTCATGATACTGACACCTTCCTTGCGCCCAGCCTGGCCGCTGCTTCGTCAAGCATGGTCTGTTCTTCCCGGTTCGTTTCGACGAGATGCCGATCTTTCATTCGCTCCTTCAGCTTCTCCAGCGCCTTCTTCTCCTTGGATGAGGCAAGCAGGGCTTCCCGCTTTTCGGCCACTATGGCAGCCGCCTGCGTCACAACCTTTTCCTGTTGCGCGATGTGGTGCTGTAGCTGCTGGGAATAGGCGTAGTAAAGGCTCATCTCTGACGCCTTGAACACTCTGCCCACGTGACAACCCAGTTCACCCCGAACCTCAGCGCTGTGATCCTGCAGCAGGCGCAGGCGTTCTTGCGCCTCCAGTTCGGCCTGCTTGGCTGCTGCCAACTCTTTTTTGCGCGCATCTTCCTTGTGCCTGCGCGCATCCAACACGCGTTGCAAAGGAAAACGAAAGGCTTTCATTGCTTCTTCCCCCGCACGGTTCTTGTTACCCTACCAGAGCCTTGAGCTCCTGCACGGCTCTCGCAAAATCCACTCTTTCGTCGATGCCCTGGCGAAGAAACGCGTTGACGCGTTCGATCATGCTCCGGGCATAGTCAACTTTTCGATTGCTGCCCGGCACATAGGCGCCGATGTTGATGAGGTCCTCGGCCTCGCGATATACGGAGAGGATTTCGACCACCTTGCGCGCTGCCTCAAGGTGTTCCCGCGAGACCACATCGATCATCACCCTGCTGGTGCTGGCCAAGACGTCGATGGCCGGGTAATGGTTCACGTTGGCCAGGCGCCTCGACAGCACCACGTGTCCATCAAGGATGGCTCGCACCGCGTCGGAGACCGGTTCGTTCAGGTCATCACCTTCCACCAGGACTGTGTAGAGTCCAGTGATGCTGCCGCACTGGGTATTCCCGGCCCGTTCCAACAGCTTCGGCAAGAAGGCAAAGACCGAGGGGGTATAGCCGCGCGTGGTCGGAGGCTCTCCCACCGACAGACCGATTTCCCGCTGTGCCATTGCCACCCGTGTGATGGAATCCATCATGAGCATCACGCGCAGTCCCTGGTCGCGGAAGTATTCGGCGATGGTGGTGGCAACCAGGGCACCCTTGACGCGCAGTAGGGCCGCCTGGTCGCCGGTCACCACTACCACCACCGAGCGTCGCAGCCCCTGCTCCCCCAAGTCGCGCTCCAAGAAGTCCCGCACCTCCCTGCCGCGCTCGCCGATCAGGCCGATCACATTGACATCGGCGTCGGTGTTGCGGGCGATCATCCCGAGGAGCACGCTCTTTCCCACGCCACTGCCGGAGAAGATGCCCATGCGTTGCCCCTCGCCGCAGGTGAGCAGTGCATCGATGGCTCTGATACCAGTGGCAAGAGGTCGTTCCACTCTGCGTCGCGACAGGGGATCAGGCGCGGGCTGGTAGATGGAGCGGCGCTGCCTCACGCGCAGTGGCCCCTTGTTGTCAATTGGACGCCCTAAGCCGTCTATGACCCTGCCCAACAGTTCAGCACCGACCGGCGTGGTGAACTGCTGTCGTTTGCGGACCACCACGCTGCCTGGGCCAATGCCGTTCAGCTCGCCCAGTGCCATGAGGAGCACTTTGTGGCCCCGGATGCCAACCACCTCGGCCTCCTGCGCGCTGTGGCCTGACTGGGAGCGGATGAGGCAGACATCGCCAATGCTCGCATTGGGCCCCTCCGATTCGATCACCACGCCTACCACGTCCGTCACCCTGCCCAAGAACCGCACCGTGGTGGCGCGTCCCACTTTGGCCACACATTCGTCCAGCCGCCGGAGAGTCTCCATGGTTGTACGCTCAGGACTGTCCAATCAATGACTCCTCCAGTTCATGGGAGATCTCTTCCAGTTGCACCTCAAGGCGCGCGTCGATGGTGCCCAGGTCGGTCTCCACGATGCACCCGCCACGCGTTATGTGCGGATCGTCTTTGAATTCCAAGACTTCCAGATCGGCTATCTCCGCGCCAAGCTCTTGTGCCTTGTCGCGAAGGAGGGCGGAATCGTCGGGGTGGAGGCGAATAACTACGCGTGCGCTGTCGTGTACCATGCGAAGCGCCTCTCTCACCATTGCCTCCACATAGTGGCCGTTCTGGTTTAGTTCTCGGCGGAGCAGCCGGCGAACAACCGCTATGACCAGCTTAACCAGCGCTGGCTCGGCCTCGCGGACGAGACGTTGCTGCTCGGCCACAACCTGGCTTACCA is a genomic window containing:
- the fliI gene encoding flagellar protein export ATPase FliI is translated as METLRRLDECVAKVGRATTVRFLGRVTDVVGVVIESEGPNASIGDVCLIRSQSGHSAQEAEVVGIRGHKVLLMALGELNGIGPGSVVVRKRQQFTTPVGAELLGRVIDGLGRPIDNKGPLRVRQRRSIYQPAPDPLSRRRVERPLATGIRAIDALLTCGEGQRMGIFSGSGVGKSVLLGMIARNTDADVNVIGLIGERGREVRDFLERDLGEQGLRRSVVVVVTGDQAALLRVKGALVATTIAEYFRDQGLRVMLMMDSITRVAMAQREIGLSVGEPPTTRGYTPSVFAFLPKLLERAGNTQCGSITGLYTVLVEGDDLNEPVSDAVRAILDGHVVLSRRLANVNHYPAIDVLASTSRVMIDVVSREHLEAARKVVEILSVYREAEDLINIGAYVPGSNRKVDYARSMIERVNAFLRQGIDERVDFARAVQELKALVG
- the fliJ gene encoding flagellar export protein FliJ, encoding MKAFRFPLQRVLDARRHKEDARKKELAAAKQAELEAQERLRLLQDHSAEVRGELGCHVGRVFKASEMSLYYAYSQQLQHHIAQQEKVVTQAAAIVAEKREALLASSKEKKALEKLKERMKDRHLVETNREEQTMLDEAAARLGARKVSVS
- a CDS encoding FliH/SctL family protein; its protein translation is MSKHRLKVGVPVRAVYARIDGRPVAVEQVPQNGTDDRTRVAQAYAQGLAEGKKAGSQEVWAQVHELYQQLQTVVSQVVAEQQRLVREAEPALVKLVIAVVRRLLRRELNQNGHYVEAMVREALRMVHDSARVVIRLHPDDSALLRDKAQELGAEIADLEVLEFKDDPHITRGGCIVETDLGTIDARLEVQLEEISHELEESLIGQS